The proteins below come from a single Geobacillus thermoleovorans genomic window:
- a CDS encoding C39 family peptidase, with translation MLAFILFLTFLIVSLCFVLLRRPLNGRMDQLSLGLYISCFLLLAASLSYYASSAQTGDAIKAFIQNRNSRETNPSPSNQAKEANRSVASSKKQALRTSVLIDAPLLSQLPELPRGCEVTSLAMLLNHAGIRVDKMTLAKQIKKNPTPYQVRNGQVFYGHPNEGFVGDMYTLSKPGYGVYHKPIKQLAERYLPNQIIDLTGQSFENIYTYLAKGTPVWVITNTTFRPLPPSAFREWQTPQGPIKITYREHAVLITGYDEQYIYFNDPLTAVKNQKAPKQDFIDAWVQMGRQAITYHR, from the coding sequence TTGTTAGCGTTTATCCTTTTTTTGACTTTTCTCATCGTTTCCCTTTGTTTTGTTCTCTTGAGAAGACCTCTAAACGGGAGGATGGATCAACTGTCGCTCGGATTGTATATTTCCTGTTTCTTGCTATTGGCCGCCTCATTATCCTATTATGCAAGTTCGGCCCAGACAGGCGATGCCATCAAAGCCTTCATACAGAACAGAAACAGCAGAGAAACCAATCCGTCCCCCAGCAATCAAGCAAAGGAGGCGAATCGATCAGTTGCCTCTTCAAAGAAACAAGCGCTAAGGACATCCGTCCTGATTGACGCCCCCCTTTTGTCTCAGCTTCCGGAACTGCCGAGGGGATGCGAAGTAACCAGCTTGGCCATGCTCTTGAATCATGCCGGCATTCGCGTCGATAAGATGACGTTGGCGAAACAAATCAAGAAAAATCCTACTCCGTATCAAGTGCGAAATGGCCAAGTGTTTTACGGCCACCCAAATGAAGGGTTTGTCGGCGATATGTATACGTTATCGAAGCCTGGATACGGCGTGTACCATAAGCCGATCAAGCAGTTGGCTGAGCGGTACTTGCCTAACCAAATCATCGACTTAACAGGGCAATCGTTTGAGAACATCTATACATACTTGGCCAAAGGCACACCGGTTTGGGTGATCACCAACACCACCTTTCGTCCTCTTCCTCCCTCTGCCTTTCGGGAATGGCAAACCCCGCAAGGCCCGATCAAAATCACGTACCGGGAACACGCGGTGCTCATTACGGGATACGATGAGCAGTACATTTATTTCAATGATCCATTGACCGCTGTCAAAAACCAAAAAGCGCCGAAACAAGACTTTATCGACGCTTGGGTTCAAATGGGACGGCAGGCGATTACCTACCACCGTTAG
- a CDS encoding urease accessory protein UreH domain-containing protein gives MYSFLSQISNLLSQPFLNMANSTTALPVLSAFLLGIVGAMAPCQLTSNLGAITLYSNQSLQKGIAWKELLLFIFGKVIAFSGLGLIVWLMGKEIQSTLTLYFPWLRKLIGPILVLVGLYLLGLFKMYWNVTLFRVPKGWAKGKIGSFFMGFGFSLAFCPTMFVLFFVTLMPLVYSTSYGVLLPSVFAVGTSVPVIFFILILWYLGLSGAVMKKGRRVGKLIQQTAGIVMVLLGVLDTITYWF, from the coding sequence GTGTATTCATTCCTAAGCCAAATCAGCAACCTGCTAAGCCAGCCGTTTCTTAATATGGCCAACAGCACAACAGCGCTTCCTGTTTTGTCAGCGTTTCTTCTTGGCATAGTCGGAGCGATGGCTCCGTGCCAGCTGACTAGCAACTTAGGAGCAATCACGTTGTACAGCAACCAATCTCTGCAAAAGGGGATCGCTTGGAAAGAACTGCTTTTATTTATTTTCGGAAAGGTCATCGCTTTTTCCGGGTTAGGCTTGATCGTCTGGTTGATGGGGAAGGAGATTCAAAGTACACTGACACTATACTTTCCATGGTTAAGAAAGCTGATTGGCCCGATTCTTGTTCTCGTAGGCTTGTATTTGTTAGGGCTTTTTAAAATGTATTGGAATGTCACTTTGTTCAGAGTGCCGAAGGGATGGGCAAAAGGAAAAATCGGTTCGTTTTTCATGGGATTTGGCTTTTCGTTGGCTTTTTGTCCAACGATGTTTGTTCTATTTTTTGTTACTCTAATGCCTCTCGTATACTCAACGTCTTATGGAGTGTTGTTGCCGAGCGTCTTTGCCGTCGGAACTTCTGTACCGGTTATTTTCTTCATCCTCATCCTTTGGTACTTAGGATTGAGCGGTGCTGTCATGAAAAAAGGAAGACGGGTAGGGAAGCTCATTCAGCAAACCGCTGGAATTGTGATGGTATTGCTTGGCGTGTTAGATACCATCACTTATTGGTTTTAA
- a CDS encoding cytochrome c biogenesis CcdA family protein, producing the protein MNDINIFLAFGAGLLSFISPCCLPLYPAFLSYITGVSVDEIKKENGMLQKRAILHTFFFLLGFSVIFIAIGFGTSVIGKLFVDYQDLIRQISALFIVFFGLVILGVFSPSFMMKDKRLVFRNKPSGYFGSILIGIGFAAGWTPCTGPILVSVIALAATKPSAAMLYMFAYVLGFAVPFFIMSFFIGKLNWIKKYNTVIVRVGGILMVIMGIMLFFDWMTKIIIFFTDLFGGFTGF; encoded by the coding sequence ATGAACGATATCAATATATTTCTAGCTTTCGGAGCGGGATTACTGTCTTTTATATCCCCTTGTTGTTTACCGCTATACCCAGCTTTTTTATCTTACATTACTGGAGTATCCGTTGATGAAATAAAGAAAGAAAATGGGATGCTTCAAAAACGAGCAATACTCCATACATTCTTTTTCTTGCTCGGTTTTTCCGTCATCTTCATCGCTATTGGTTTTGGTACTTCTGTAATAGGAAAACTATTCGTTGATTACCAAGATTTAATCAGACAAATTAGTGCCTTATTCATTGTCTTTTTTGGTCTCGTCATTTTAGGTGTATTTTCACCTTCCTTTATGATGAAAGATAAACGGTTAGTTTTCCGGAACAAGCCTTCCGGTTATTTTGGCTCTATTTTAATTGGCATAGGATTCGCTGCGGGCTGGACTCCCTGCACAGGTCCAATTCTTGTATCAGTGATCGCGTTGGCGGCTACCAAACCGAGTGCAGCCATGTTATATATGTTCGCCTATGTATTAGGGTTTGCCGTGCCTTTTTTCATCATGTCGTTTTTTATCGGCAAGTTAAATTGGATAAAAAAATATAACACTGTCATCGTCAGAGTCGGGGGAATTCTGATGGTTATCATGGGAATTATGCTGTTTTTTGATTGGATGACAAAAATTATCATCTTTTTTACCGATTTGTTTGGAGGATTCACAGGTTTTTAA
- a CDS encoding multicopper oxidase family protein encodes MKKWLLGAIFAGVAAIGAACSNPSSMQGHDMSGMNMEKENTSAETSKQQLPLATNTEVLSGKEIHLTAKEALLPINGQIKLPVYTYNGSVPGAQIRVKQGDKVKIVVKNELPEPTTIHWHGYPVPNNQDGVPGVTMDAIKPGETFTYEFTATVPGTYWYHSHQKSAEQVDKGLYGTLIVEPKNEEKVDRDYTLVLDEWMSDPDAESHMDMNMSGMDHSNMNNGNSSDNQQMDMNSMGHNMNMYDIFTINGKSGAAVQPLKVKKGEKVRLRLINAGYMSHKLHLHGHEFKIVATDGQPLKNPQPIKDELLNIAPGERYDIEFIANNPGEWLLECHGNMKGTDGMKVKIQYEGQANNTDKANAKENLPVVDMTTYGKYETGPFTLDQKYDVEYTMDLGTAMGKNGMIFTINGKTYPDTAPIHVKTGDFVKVKIVNNSPMDVHPMHLHGHFFQVLSKNGKPVTGSPLIKDSLNVNPGEEYVVAFKADNPGNWMFHCHDLHHASAGMVTEVKYTDYKSDYTPDPNDTTNKGE; translated from the coding sequence ATGAAAAAATGGCTGCTTGGCGCCATTTTCGCAGGAGTAGCAGCGATTGGCGCAGCTTGCTCAAATCCATCTTCCATGCAGGGACACGACATGTCCGGCATGAATATGGAAAAAGAAAATACTTCCGCTGAAACGAGCAAGCAGCAATTGCCTTTAGCAACCAATACAGAAGTATTATCCGGGAAAGAAATTCACCTTACTGCGAAGGAAGCGTTATTACCCATTAATGGTCAAATCAAACTCCCGGTATACACGTATAATGGATCCGTGCCTGGTGCACAAATCCGCGTGAAGCAAGGAGACAAAGTAAAAATCGTAGTAAAAAATGAATTGCCGGAACCGACAACGATTCACTGGCACGGCTACCCTGTTCCAAATAACCAAGATGGAGTACCGGGTGTCACGATGGACGCCATTAAACCGGGTGAAACGTTTACGTATGAATTTACAGCAACCGTGCCGGGAACGTATTGGTATCATTCCCATCAAAAAAGCGCCGAGCAAGTGGACAAGGGATTATACGGTACATTAATCGTAGAACCGAAAAATGAAGAAAAAGTCGATCGAGATTACACGCTTGTATTAGATGAATGGATGAGCGACCCGGACGCCGAAAGCCATATGGACATGAATATGAGCGGCATGGATCATAGTAATATGAATAATGGAAATAGCTCTGATAATCAACAAATGGATATGAACAGCATGGGACATAATATGAATATGTACGATATTTTCACGATTAACGGAAAAAGCGGGGCTGCTGTCCAACCGTTAAAAGTGAAAAAAGGCGAAAAAGTGCGGCTTCGTCTGATCAATGCAGGGTACATGTCCCACAAGCTTCATTTGCATGGACATGAGTTTAAAATTGTCGCAACGGACGGCCAACCGTTAAAGAACCCGCAACCAATCAAAGATGAACTGTTGAATATCGCTCCGGGTGAGCGCTACGACATTGAGTTTATCGCCAATAACCCGGGTGAATGGCTGCTGGAATGCCACGGCAATATGAAAGGCACCGATGGCATGAAAGTGAAAATTCAATACGAAGGACAAGCAAACAATACGGACAAAGCAAATGCAAAAGAAAACCTCCCTGTCGTGGATATGACAACATATGGAAAATATGAAACAGGTCCATTTACGTTAGACCAAAAATATGATGTAGAGTATACAATGGATTTAGGAACGGCCATGGGCAAAAATGGCATGATTTTCACGATTAATGGGAAAACGTATCCTGACACAGCGCCTATTCATGTGAAGACAGGAGATTTCGTAAAAGTAAAAATCGTGAACAACTCGCCGATGGATGTACATCCGATGCATTTACACGGCCATTTCTTCCAAGTGTTAAGCAAAAACGGCAAGCCGGTCACAGGCTCTCCATTGATAAAGGATTCCTTAAATGTAAACCCTGGTGAAGAATATGTCGTCGCGTTTAAAGCGGATAATCCGGGAAATTGGATGTTCCATTGCCATGACTTGCACCATGCTTCAGCGGGAATGGTGACAGAAGTCAAATATACCGACTACAAATCGGACTATACTCCAGATCCGAATGACACAACCAATAAAGGTGAATAA
- a CDS encoding heavy metal translocating P-type ATPase yields the protein MSEQKHVTLRVTGMTCAACANRIEKVLNKMDGVEANVNLAMEKATIKYDPSKQNIADIEMKIENLGYGVATEKVTLDIEGMTCAACATRIEKGLNRMEGVTSAAVNLATNSAVVEYKEGVTSVEDILEKIKKLGYRGQIRNEEQDHAGRKEERLKQKQRQLAISIILSLPLLYTMLAHMPFDIGLPMPHWLMNPWFQLLLATPVQFYIGGPFYVGAYRALRNKSANMDVLVALGTSAAYFYSLYEAWRTLGNPDYMPRLYFETSAVLITLVLVGKYFEALAKGRTTEAISKLVSLQAKEATVIRNGEEMKVPLEEVVIGDTILVKPGEKIPVDGTVISGASSVDESMITGESIPVDKKEGDYVIGATMNTNGVLTIRAEKVGKDTALANIIKIVEEAQGSKAPIQRMADTISGIFVPIVVGIAVVSFLIWYFFVAPGDLAKALEVAIAVLVIACPCALGLATPTSIMVGTGKGAEQGILFKGGEYLEGTHKINAVLLDKTGTVTKGKPEVTDVLAFREDMLDYAVSAESASEHPLAHAIVEYGKKQAISMKPLEHFSAITGHGIEAVIDGKSILIGTRKLMKERSVAISVHEDKMVELEKQGKTVMLVAIDGQLAGIIAVADTVKESSKEAIQTLKQMGIDVYMATGDNQRTAEAIANEVGIEHVYAEVLPENKANIVEELQKQGKRVAMVGDGINDAPALAKADIGMAIGTGADVAIETADVTLVGGDLRHIPKAIELSRQTMKNIRQNLFWALFYNTIGIPVAAFGLLEPWIAGAAMAFSSVSVVANALRLKRVKL from the coding sequence ATGAGTGAACAAAAGCATGTCACACTTAGAGTGACCGGCATGACATGTGCCGCGTGCGCCAATCGGATTGAGAAAGTATTAAATAAGATGGATGGCGTAGAAGCCAATGTCAATTTGGCAATGGAAAAAGCAACGATTAAATATGATCCATCGAAGCAAAATATAGCCGATATCGAAATGAAAATTGAGAATTTGGGGTATGGCGTTGCGACAGAAAAAGTGACGCTTGATATTGAAGGAATGACATGTGCGGCCTGTGCGACACGGATTGAAAAAGGGTTAAATCGGATGGAAGGTGTTACAAGCGCTGCTGTCAACTTGGCGACAAACAGCGCGGTGGTCGAATACAAGGAGGGTGTCACATCTGTCGAAGACATTTTAGAGAAAATCAAAAAGCTTGGGTACAGGGGGCAAATTCGAAACGAAGAACAAGACCATGCTGGTCGGAAAGAAGAGCGGCTGAAACAAAAACAACGGCAACTCGCCATTTCCATCATCTTATCGTTGCCGCTGCTCTATACGATGCTGGCTCATATGCCGTTTGATATCGGCTTGCCGATGCCGCATTGGCTGATGAATCCGTGGTTCCAGCTTCTTTTAGCTACACCCGTTCAGTTTTACATCGGCGGTCCCTTCTATGTCGGGGCGTATCGGGCGTTGCGCAACAAAAGCGCCAACATGGACGTTCTCGTGGCGCTGGGGACATCGGCCGCGTACTTTTACAGCTTGTATGAAGCGTGGCGGACGCTTGGGAATCCTGACTATATGCCGAGGCTGTATTTTGAAACGAGCGCCGTCTTGATTACGCTTGTGCTTGTCGGCAAATACTTTGAAGCGCTTGCGAAAGGGCGGACAACCGAAGCAATCTCGAAGTTGGTCAGCCTGCAGGCGAAGGAAGCGACCGTCATTCGGAATGGGGAAGAAATGAAAGTTCCGCTGGAGGAAGTGGTGATCGGCGATACGATCCTTGTCAAGCCAGGAGAAAAAATTCCGGTAGACGGTACAGTCATCTCCGGCGCTTCTTCCGTAGACGAATCGATGATTACCGGTGAATCGATCCCGGTTGATAAGAAGGAAGGCGACTATGTGATCGGGGCGACGATGAATACGAATGGCGTACTGACCATTCGTGCCGAAAAAGTCGGAAAAGATACCGCGCTGGCCAATATCATTAAAATCGTTGAAGAGGCGCAAGGGTCGAAAGCCCCGATTCAGCGGATGGCGGATACCATTTCCGGCATTTTCGTACCGATTGTTGTCGGAATTGCGGTTGTTTCCTTTCTAATCTGGTACTTCTTCGTTGCGCCGGGTGATTTGGCCAAAGCTCTTGAGGTGGCCATCGCTGTTCTTGTCATCGCGTGCCCTTGTGCGCTCGGTTTGGCCACACCGACATCGATTATGGTCGGTACAGGAAAAGGGGCAGAACAAGGAATTCTCTTTAAAGGAGGTGAGTACCTAGAGGGAACGCATAAAATCAATGCCGTATTACTCGATAAAACAGGAACCGTGACAAAAGGAAAACCGGAAGTCACCGATGTGCTAGCCTTCCGCGAGGACATGCTCGATTATGCGGTTTCCGCCGAGAGCGCTTCGGAGCATCCGCTGGCTCATGCGATTGTTGAATACGGGAAGAAACAAGCGATTTCGATGAAGCCATTGGAGCACTTCTCCGCCATTACCGGCCACGGAATTGAAGCTGTCATTGACGGAAAAAGCATCCTTATTGGGACGCGAAAATTGATGAAGGAACGCTCTGTAGCGATTTCTGTGCATGAAGATAAAATGGTAGAGCTTGAAAAACAAGGGAAAACAGTGATGCTCGTGGCCATCGATGGACAGCTTGCCGGCATCATTGCTGTCGCGGATACGGTGAAAGAAAGCTCGAAAGAAGCGATTCAAACATTAAAACAAATGGGCATCGATGTCTATATGGCAACAGGGGACAATCAACGGACAGCGGAAGCGATCGCCAATGAAGTAGGCATTGAGCATGTGTACGCCGAGGTGCTCCCGGAAAACAAAGCGAACATCGTCGAGGAATTGCAAAAGCAAGGAAAACGTGTGGCGATGGTCGGCGATGGGATTAACGACGCTCCAGCTCTGGCCAAAGCGGATATTGGGATGGCGATTGGCACAGGAGCTGATGTCGCCATCGAGACCGCTGATGTGACCTTGGTCGGCGGCGATTTGCGCCATATCCCGAAAGCCATTGAGTTGAGCCGCCAAACGATGAAAAACATTCGGCAAAATCTGTTCTGGGCGTTGTTTTATAATACGATTGGCATTCCGGTCGCCGCTTTCGGATTATTGGAGCCATGGATCGCTGGAGCGGCGATGGCATTCAGCTCTGTGTCGGTTGTCGCCAACGCGCTTCGTTTGAAACGCGTGAAACTATAA
- a CDS encoding YncE family protein: MRKTAIVWLSLLAMLAFVLGGCATNSPQDKTEPEKNGQPAASEQTQETNKFYFTANEGGSISKIDAETNKVVGTIKVDGAVHNVQVSPDGAILGATLVPAMHHGHDQSMDMKGMALFYDTETNELIKKVEVGHHPAHIVFTENGKYALVTNNEDNNVSVIDLASYSVIETIPTGKGPHGLRISKDSQYAYVANMGEDSVSVLNLQTMKEEKKITVGSIPVTTGITSDGKTLVVTLNTENALAIVDVTSGKVEKVPVGQGPAQVYVSPDDTFAYVANQGTKEAPSHSVSKINLKTKQVVATIETGNGAHGVVTSPDGKYVFVTNMFDNTVSVIDQEQNKAIQTVQVGEMPNGISIMP, translated from the coding sequence ATGCGCAAAACCGCGATTGTATGGTTATCGTTATTGGCGATGTTGGCGTTTGTTCTCGGGGGGTGCGCAACCAATTCCCCTCAAGACAAAACCGAACCAGAGAAAAATGGGCAGCCAGCCGCCTCTGAACAAACACAAGAAACGAACAAATTCTACTTTACTGCCAACGAAGGCGGAAGCATTTCAAAAATTGATGCGGAAACAAACAAAGTGGTCGGAACGATCAAAGTCGACGGCGCTGTCCACAACGTCCAAGTTTCCCCCGACGGAGCTATTCTCGGCGCTACGTTAGTTCCGGCCATGCACCACGGGCATGATCAGTCGATGGATATGAAAGGAATGGCGTTGTTTTATGATACGGAAACGAATGAATTAATCAAAAAAGTGGAAGTGGGGCACCATCCCGCCCATATCGTGTTTACTGAAAACGGCAAATACGCCCTTGTGACCAATAATGAAGACAATAACGTTTCCGTTATTGATCTGGCGAGCTATTCAGTCATTGAAACCATTCCAACCGGAAAAGGCCCGCACGGGCTTCGCATTTCCAAAGACAGCCAATACGCGTACGTCGCCAACATGGGGGAAGACAGCGTCAGTGTTCTCAACTTGCAAACAATGAAAGAAGAAAAGAAAATCACAGTCGGATCCATCCCTGTCACAACCGGCATTACTTCGGACGGCAAAACGTTAGTCGTAACGTTGAATACCGAAAATGCCTTGGCCATTGTTGACGTAACAAGCGGGAAAGTGGAAAAAGTCCCTGTCGGGCAAGGGCCAGCCCAAGTGTACGTGTCCCCTGACGATACGTTTGCTTATGTCGCCAATCAAGGGACGAAAGAGGCGCCCTCTCATTCTGTAAGCAAGATAAACTTAAAAACGAAACAAGTCGTGGCCACAATTGAAACAGGAAACGGAGCGCATGGGGTCGTCACAAGCCCGGATGGCAAGTATGTTTTCGTTACGAATATGTTCGACAACACCGTGAGCGTCATTGATCAAGAACAAAACAAAGCAATCCAAACGGTTCAAGTAGGCGAAATGCCCAACGGGATCAGCATCATGCCGTAA
- a CDS encoding TlpA disulfide reductase family protein: MQFGNIVVQGENLLLISGLLISYVMFYYGIKVLKIERNIMDLILNSFINGVLIWKFSYVVLHPNSVLQNPMTILYFNGGYVGISMAIVFITVYTWLYVKKQNIPVASYTRAMVPVYFGYFSTFAWIRVMENSQNYFIILQAIVAICFFIVASRVKTQKTLLQLLIWFHLIQFELALYKKYVVNTVIISKEVWLYGSLVIVFICISYWLERREREAALEDRNKGRGNVINQLALGVMVVSIAVSSIFNSQQEAGKVKSKSVLSTSLDWGKIGTNKGEVAPDFELLSITGDKIKLSDLRGKTVILNFWATWCPPCRAEMPEMQKFYENNKDSNVEILAVNLTNSERGSNAVSDFVEAKGITFKVVLDEQGDIGNLYGAITIPTSYIIDKNGVIRNKYVGPMSYETMDRMISGIQ, from the coding sequence TTGCAATTCGGCAATATAGTCGTTCAGGGCGAAAATCTTTTGCTTATCAGCGGCTTATTGATAAGTTATGTCATGTTTTATTATGGTATTAAAGTATTAAAAATAGAGCGAAATATCATGGATTTAATTTTGAACAGTTTTATTAACGGTGTACTTATTTGGAAATTTAGTTATGTCGTTTTACATCCGAATTCAGTTTTACAAAATCCGATGACAATCCTTTATTTTAATGGGGGATATGTTGGCATTAGTATGGCGATTGTTTTTATCACGGTCTATACTTGGCTATACGTAAAAAAGCAGAATATTCCTGTGGCTTCTTATACGCGGGCAATGGTTCCAGTATATTTTGGCTATTTTAGCACTTTTGCATGGATCCGAGTAATGGAAAATTCCCAAAATTATTTCATCATTTTGCAAGCAATAGTAGCGATTTGTTTTTTTATAGTAGCATCACGAGTCAAAACTCAAAAAACTTTATTGCAACTTCTGATATGGTTCCATCTCATTCAATTCGAACTAGCCCTGTATAAAAAATATGTTGTAAATACAGTAATCATATCAAAAGAAGTATGGTTGTACGGCTCTCTCGTTATCGTTTTTATATGTATTTCATATTGGTTAGAGAGGCGAGAAAGAGAAGCGGCTCTTGAGGATAGGAACAAAGGACGGGGAAATGTAATCAATCAACTCGCTTTAGGTGTGATGGTGGTAAGTATTGCTGTATCTTCTATTTTTAACAGTCAACAGGAAGCGGGAAAGGTCAAATCAAAATCAGTTCTATCTACTTCATTGGATTGGGGAAAAATCGGCACGAATAAAGGAGAGGTTGCTCCGGATTTTGAATTACTTTCAATTACAGGGGATAAAATAAAATTGTCTGATTTGCGTGGAAAAACAGTGATATTGAATTTTTGGGCTACTTGGTGTCCGCCTTGCAGAGCTGAAATGCCGGAAATGCAAAAGTTCTACGAAAACAATAAAGATAGCAATGTAGAAATTTTGGCAGTCAACTTGACGAATAGCGAAAGAGGTTCTAATGCGGTGAGCGATTTTGTGGAAGCGAAAGGGATCACATTTAAAGTTGTGCTTGATGAGCAAGGAGACATTGGAAATCTATATGGTGCAATAACGATTCCTACCTCGTATATCATTGATAAAAATGGAGTTATCAGAAATAAATATGTAGGTCCTATGTCTTATGAAACGATGGATCGCATGATTTCAGGAATTCAATAA
- a CDS encoding metal-sensing transcriptional repressor, whose translation MNHYEDHNMDKKMVPRTEQEIESIIKRLKRIEGQVRGVQKMVEDNRYCIDILVQISAITAALNKVGLNLLERHVSHCVSKAIREGSGEESIRELMDVIKQFSK comes from the coding sequence ATGAACCATTATGAAGATCATAATATGGATAAAAAAATGGTTCCACGAACGGAACAGGAAATCGAAAGCATCATCAAGCGCTTGAAGCGCATCGAAGGACAAGTGCGCGGTGTGCAAAAAATGGTGGAGGACAATCGTTATTGTATTGATATTTTAGTGCAAATTTCAGCGATCACGGCAGCGTTAAATAAAGTAGGATTGAACTTGTTAGAACGTCATGTCAGCCATTGTGTGTCTAAAGCGATCCGCGAAGGAAGTGGAGAAGAATCCATTCGCGAATTAATGGATGTCATTAAACAGTTCTCAAAGTGA
- a CDS encoding QcrA and Rieske domain-containing protein has product MLNRREFLSRSLKGAAGLLAVSVLPAGLAACSNDKKTVNTSSMANLGPLSELEKGEFPKKVPYKVTIKDAWTKQEREGFVYINKNEDGSLLIMSPICTHLGCTVGDAEENMQKTGIRFLCPCHAGQYDEYGINVGGPPPRPLDTFDAYIQDGNVYIAVLSPRKREK; this is encoded by the coding sequence ATGTTGAATCGACGAGAGTTTCTTAGCAGGTCGTTAAAGGGGGCGGCTGGACTGCTGGCTGTTTCGGTATTGCCTGCAGGACTGGCTGCCTGCAGCAACGATAAGAAAACGGTCAATACAAGTTCAATGGCCAATCTCGGTCCTCTAAGCGAATTAGAAAAGGGAGAATTCCCTAAAAAGGTGCCGTATAAAGTCACCATAAAAGATGCATGGACCAAACAGGAAAGGGAAGGGTTTGTCTACATTAACAAAAATGAAGATGGTTCTTTACTCATTATGTCCCCGATTTGCACCCATCTAGGGTGTACCGTTGGAGATGCTGAGGAGAACATGCAGAAAACAGGCATCCGCTTTTTATGTCCGTGCCACGCGGGGCAATATGACGAATACGGTATCAATGTAGGGGGGCCACCGCCAAGACCGTTAGATACATTTGACGCTTATATTCAAGATGGCAATGTGTATATTGCCGTACTGAGCCCGAGGAAAAGGGAAAAATGA
- a CDS encoding F510_1955 family glycosylhydrolase: MTKMKKVIIITSALLLSACSSSNEKEQAFITSKEQSKSNVSVTNNPFFKEKKEGKIEHLHGVGYAGNQNAVYFATHEGLLVYQDNKWYETVSNKHDYMGFSATDDGFYSSGHPEEGSSLGNPLGLVKSFDNGQTLMNLGFYKESDFHYMTVGYKSHTIYVVNQEENETLGQGVFYSKDDGKTWSPSQLNGLPQTAARTIAAHPTDENMVGISTAEGVFISRDNGNTFERFTRKIDTTTFMFQEKSVVFAAVENDQSILIKQSLDTKHEEVLAVPPLDEKDHIMYITSNPANDKEIVIVTMNGDIFMTKNNGGSWTKLASEGEI; encoded by the coding sequence ATGACAAAAATGAAGAAAGTCATCATCATCACATCCGCTCTTCTTCTAAGCGCCTGTTCATCATCCAACGAAAAAGAACAGGCTTTTATTACGAGCAAAGAACAGTCAAAATCTAATGTATCTGTTACCAATAATCCTTTCTTTAAAGAAAAAAAGGAAGGGAAGATCGAACATTTGCATGGAGTTGGTTATGCAGGCAATCAAAATGCGGTTTACTTTGCTACTCATGAAGGGTTGCTCGTTTACCAAGACAATAAGTGGTATGAAACGGTTTCCAATAAACATGATTATATGGGCTTTTCAGCTACGGACGACGGCTTTTATTCATCGGGACATCCTGAAGAAGGTTCATCGTTAGGAAATCCACTTGGTCTTGTGAAAAGTTTTGATAATGGACAAACATTAATGAATTTAGGATTTTATAAAGAGTCCGATTTCCATTATATGACGGTTGGTTATAAAAGCCATACCATCTATGTGGTGAATCAAGAAGAAAATGAAACGCTTGGACAAGGGGTATTTTACAGTAAAGACGACGGCAAAACGTGGTCGCCAAGTCAGTTGAACGGCCTGCCGCAAACGGCAGCGAGAACGATTGCTGCTCACCCAACGGATGAAAATATGGTCGGGATTAGTACAGCCGAGGGAGTTTTCATTTCGAGAGATAACGGGAATACGTTTGAACGGTTTACGAGAAAAATTGATACGACGACATTTATGTTTCAAGAAAAGTCGGTTGTATTTGCAGCTGTAGAGAATGATCAGTCTATACTCATCAAACAATCATTAGACACAAAACACGAAGAAGTTCTTGCTGTTCCGCCATTGGATGAAAAAGATCATATCATGTATATAACTTCTAATCCAGCAAACGACAAAGAAATTGTGATCGTTACAATGAACGGGGATATTTTTATGACAAAAAATAACGGTGGAAGTTGGACAAAACTAGCATCAGAAGGGGAAATATAG
- the copZ gene encoding copper chaperone CopZ, protein MTITLQVQGMTCGHCKAAVTNALQALDGVSRVEVHLQEGTVDVEYDETKVSVEKLKEAIEEQGYDVK, encoded by the coding sequence ATGACCATTACATTACAAGTACAAGGAATGACATGCGGACATTGCAAAGCGGCGGTGACCAATGCCCTTCAAGCGTTGGATGGCGTCAGCCGTGTAGAAGTGCATTTGCAAGAAGGAACTGTCGATGTGGAGTATGATGAAACAAAGGTCAGCGTAGAAAAACTGAAAGAAGCGATTGAAGAGCAAGGATATGATGTGAAATAA